The Saccharolobus shibatae B12 genomic interval TTTTACCTAAAGTTAGGCTACTTAGTTTGCAAGAGGTTCTCGATAAATTAAAAGGATGCAAAGTTTACGTAATTGACGCTAATCAAATAGCCATAAATGCTGGAAATATTAAGGCTGCAAATGCTGCAATCCTAGGGTTTTTATACTCACTGGGAGCATTTGAGGGGTTGATAAGCGAGGAATCTTTCATCAAAGCCTTAAAATACGAGAGCAATATAAAAGCGTTTAAAATTGCCCAAGTTATAAAAATTAATGGGATAGATATTAATGGCATTTAATCCAGATAAGGAATGGATAGAAAATAGCAATGTATACAAGTTCATGGTTGAAAAGAACCTTGACAAACTAGAACACTTCATTAAGTACACATATGAGAATCCAGAATTTTGGGATGAGTTTATAAGGTTAATTAATGTGAAATTTCAAGAACCTTACACTAAGGTTTTAGATTTAAGTAGGGGAAAACAATGGCCCCAATGGTTCATAGGGGGAAAGTTAAACATTGGTGATCAATTACGCGATAGTTCTGATGTGTTTATTAAGTGGATGGATGAGAGCTTCAACACTAGAACGGTAACTTATTCTCAAATACTAAATGAGAGCAAGTCGATTGCAAGTTGGTTAAAGGAAATAGGTTTGAAGAAAGGAGATAGGGTTGCTATTTACATGCCGATGATCCCGGAAATAGTATCGGTAATGTTAGGTGCAGTTAGAGCAGGGATGATACTCGTACCTCTATTTTCTGGGTTTGGTCCAGAGCCAATAAGAGTTAGAATAGAGGATAGTGAGGCTAAAGTAATCTTCACTGTTGATAAGAGTATTAGAAGAGGAAAAGAAGTTGACATGTTGAAAAATCTGGAAGGACTGAACATAACTAAAGTAGTACTAAATAGGGGAGGAACTAGAGGTGATTTTTATGACTATAAGGATGTAATAAGAACTGGTGGAGACTATGTAGAAAATACTGGTACTGAAGACCCAATGATGATAATTTACACTTCTGGAACTACGGGGAAACCCAAGGGATGTGTTCATACTCACGATGGATTTCCCATAAAGGCTTCTGCTGATATTTACTTTCAGTTCGATCTGAAAAAAGATGAGACCTTAATGTGGGTTACTGACATGGGGTGGATGATGGGACCGTGGATGGTATTTGGATCACTCTTACTAGATGCTAAAATGGGGATGATTGAAGGATATACGGGTGGGGAAGTGCTACAGAAATTCGTTGAAGATATGAAAGTTGATGTTTTAGGAGTCTCAGCTAGTCTGGTTAGAGCGTTAAGAAGTCAAGGTGAAGTTAAACTAAACGTTAGGCTAACAGGAAATACTGGAGAACCCATTGATCCGGAAAGTTGGTATTGGTTATTTAATGCCAGTGGAAAAAATCCTATAATAAACTATTCTGGAGGTACTGAAATCTCTGGAGGTATTTTAGGGAATTACGTTATAAAGAAGATAAAGCCTTCATCGTTCAATGGTCCTTCCCCGGGGATTAACGCCTCAGTATTCAATGAGGAGGGGAAAGAAGCTCCACCAAATGTTGAGGGGGAATTGGTTATATTGAGTGTTTGGCCAGGTATGACTAGAGGGTTTTGGAGGAATCCAGAGAGGTATATTGAGACTTACTGGTCAGTTTGGAAGGATGTATGGGTTCATGGAGATTTGGCTTATAGAGATGAAGAAGGGTACTTTTACATTGTTGGTAGAAGTGATGATACGATAAAGGTTGCAGGAAAGAGAGTAGGTCCAGCCGAAATCGAAAGCGTATTAAACTCATTTCCAAATGTAGTTGAATCAGCATGTGTCGGAGTTCCAGATCCAATGAAGGGAGAGAAAATAGTCTGTTTCGTAGTGTCAAAGCTTAGCGGGATTGAAAAGGACTTGATAAGATACACAGAGGATAAACTAGGTAAGGCATTTGCGCCAGCAGAAATAAAGATCGTTAAGGAGTTACCTAAAACCAGAAATGCGAAAATAATGAGAAGACTAATAAGGGCAATATACTTAAATAAACCCTTAGGGGATACCTCTTCTCTAGAAAATCCATCGGCTTTAGAGGAAATAAAGAGAGCAATCGGTTAACTGATCTCTTCCGCTTTTATTTGCTTTAACGCCTTAAGAGCCTCATTAACGTGATTGGCTGGATTAGTTTGTGAATTATAAATATGCCTTATCATTCCCTTTTTATCAATAACGAATGTAACCCTTGCTGGTAATATGAACCCCTTAGCGCCATAAAGTTCCCTGATTTTCTTATCTGGATCGCTAACTAGGATAAAGGGTAACTTGTATTTTTCTTTAAATTTCTTGTGAGAGTCAACATCATCTGAACTAACTCCTATTACCACAACATCGTAATCCTTGAGGAGATTCCAGTTATCCCTAAAAGCGCAAGCTTCCCTTGTACAGCCAGGCGTATCATCTTTAGGGTAGAAATAAAGGACTACGTTATGTTTCCCTATGTAATCGGATAGGGAAATCTTCTCACCATTATCCGCTATTCCCTCAAAAAGAGGTGCCTTATCTCCGACTTTAACCATAAATTAGATATATCTAATTGCGGTAAAAAGATTATCTTATAAATTTTTCTAATTTTACACAGTTCGATAAACAATTTCACTTAGAGATTAACTCTTATGTCCAACTCACTTAATTCAAGTTTTACTCTTTCATGAACTTTCTTGGCTCTTTCCAATTCAAACCCATTAATTGTAATTGAGTCCAGAATTACATCACCCAGTTCATGGTTTTGCAAGAGTTTTCTAAATCTAAATGGCAATTTACCCTTTATTACAAGGAGGAGAGGAAATGATACCGGGCCGGTAAAAGTACTGTTATAAGTATAATTTAAAAATATTTCTAATGATTTTTAAATATTTTCCTCTTAAATTACACCTTCTAAATTCTTCCTTATATACTCATCAAACTCTTTGGGTTTAGACATTTTAACTTCTCTAACTCTATTTATGAACTCATCTTTCTCGTTTATTCTAAATAAAGTATTGAATCTCTTTTCAAAGCCTATTGTGGAACTAGGTTTTCCACTTATCCCAACACCACATACTGAACCGGCAGTATGTGTTGGGTAAATTTCAACATAATCTGGCAATACTTTCAACTTGGCTAGACTATAGTATAAATTCTCCTCCGCACTTTCCCCACCTATATCAATTCTTCCAACACCTCCTACGAACAAAGTATCCCCAGTTAATACAGCCCACGGTTCATTCCAACTCTCATCCCTTCTTTTATCATATATTAGAACTGAAATACTATCTGGAGTATGTCCAGGGGTATGGATTACCTTTATCTTCACATTTCCTGCCTTTATCTCCTCTCCATCCTTAATCCTCTCCACCTTAAATTTGACCTGTGATTCCTCATGATAGTAAATGTTAGCGTTAGTTAATGCTTGCAATTTCTTCACACCAGATAAGTGATCAGCGTGAGTGTGTGTATCTATTATATAAGTTATCTTCATATCGCCTAAATCTTGGGCTAATCTAATTATTTCATCTACCATTTCATACTTAGGATCTACTACAAACAATTCTCCAGCTTGAGTACAGCCAAAGATGTAAGTAGCGCAACCACCATTTTTGCTTATAATTTGCCTGAATATCATCATTTACTTTTTTAAAAGTATCAAATATAAGAGTTATTCACTCTTATAAGTTAATAACTCGAAATGCTCTTCTGCTTGAAGTACACATCCTCTACATGAATCTACAACAATCTCATCTTCATCATTGAAAGTAACCAATACTGAATCATCAAATATAATAAATTTCGATTTGATATGTTCAGTGTATTTAATCTCAGCATTATTCAGACTTAAATTATTGGAAGAAGTTATCAAAGTTAAATTACCCTTGTACTGCTTAAGAACCTTGATCAACCATTCCGGCAAATTATCCCAGACTACCTTCATCTTGTTACTTTTCTCTGCGAATTCCTTTATTATCCTTATTACAGTCTTTTTACCCTTAATGTGCAAACTACGATCAACTTCTCCTTTTCGCTTTTCTTTCCAAAACGAGATAACATTACCTATTGCATAATCTAACTCGTTGACGATCTTATCCTTATACACCTTTAAGGATATTGACGGATCTATTAGTTTGACCTTTTTCGGCCTTCCTTCAATTACCCTAACCAAACCCTTATCTTCTAAGGACTTTACAACTTCGTAAACTTTCTGATAAGGTATTTGAGCCTTCTCTGAAAGCCTTTTCATCGTGGAATTGCAAAGATCTAATAATGTTAGGTAAACTTTAGCCTCATACACCGAAAACCCTAACTTTCTCAAATTGATTTCTAATTCACTATCCACAGTGAATAATCCTTTTTATTACTTTTAAATCTTAGTACTTATAATGAATAAGCAATTTATCATGTTTACAATATTAGTCTTTTTCACAGGATTATATTTAGGAATTCTAAGAATAGCCATTCCGGTATTTGAGAAGCAATTAAACATTGCAATAACACTTAGCTTATTATTACCCTTGGTAGCCTTTGGGTTTGTAAAAGGAGCGTTTAACTTTTTCGCTGGGAAACTCTCTGATGACTTGGGAAGAAAAAGAGTACTCATAATAGGCTGGATAGTTGCGTTGATGACAGTCCCCTTGTTTCTCTCGGTTAACATATATACTGTGATCATAATTTCGATTTTACTTGCAATAAATCAAGCTTTTACGTGGACTACTACTGTAACTTCACAAATAGACATTAGCGGTAAATTGAGGGCGGGATTAGCTACTGGAATTAATGAAATGTCAGGGTATCTAGGAGTCTCCTTTGGAAGTCTCTTTGCCAGCTATCTATTTAATGTAAGTTACATCTTAATTAGTATAATCTGCTTAATAGCGTTAATTTCGTCATTTACTGTAATGGAGACTAAGAAACTAATTACAATTAATAATGGTTCTCTAAAGGAGGATAATAATCGTGTAAATTATTTTTCTATAACTAAAATAAGTATTGCAGGACACCTGGAGAAGTTCGTAGATTCTTCTTTCTTTATCCTCATACCAACATTCCTATTATTACAACACTACACCCTATTTTTGATAGGAATTACCGTATCTAGTTACACGTTCACCTGGTCACTTTCGCAACCACTATTTGGGTACTTGGCTGATATATATAACAGGAGAAGAGAAATACTCGTAATAGGGTTTTTATTAATGTTTATAGGTTTTATAAAATATTCAGATTTTCCCATCTTATTTTCAATATTGGAGGGGATTGGAATGGGTATGGTATATCCCAACTTAATAGCCTTTGTTAACGATAAGGTCAACGAGAGTGTAAGGGGAAAAGCGTTAGGTTACTATAGGTTATATAGAGATAGTGGCTATGGTGTGGCGGGCTTATTACTACCGTTACTTTATTCGTTTTATGGATACGAGTATACTTTATTGATAGTAGGAATATTGCAAGTTGTAGCTCTCTTACTAATAGCAAGATCTTAATCTCTCATATCCACAAATAGATTTACATTATATAGCAAGGGAACAAACCCTTAAACCTAACTAGGATCCGTGAATCGCCGTCGCTAACAGTTTTCGATAAACCGTAAAGTTTATATTATTTTATATGTAAAGTATTTTTTAGAAAGCTTGCTACCAGATGTGGATGGGCTTCCCGAAAGGTAGCAAGATATTATACAAGATGTGCGGGCGTTCAGTAATAAACCTATACAGGTTGAGGGAAAAGGTTTTGAATTCCAATGGTATTGAGAACTCTACAGAGTACTTAACGTACCTCTAGATGCCGTGTTTATGCTACGTTATCCAAAATGTTTAAAACAGAAATTCATGAGCAATGTCAATAAAAACTATGATTGGACAACAATATGCCAAATAGAATTAAAGGGCTATCTATTAGTTATATTATCTACAAGTGTAGTATTCCCACAAGTCCCCCTATTGCAATCATAACTATTGTAAAGAAATACGCTACTAATCTAGTCCTAGTATAAGCGTATTTACCCATGATCTTTTTATTGCTTATCAATATACCCACCATTACTGCCGGTATGACAATAATTATGGGTGATAATGATAATAGAGTCAAAGCGAAGTTAATAACGGAAGAATAGTTACCCAGCATTAAGGAAACTATTAACATAGCTGGTATTGACTCCATAATGTAGATCTTCACGGAGTTTTTGTAGGTATTTTTCCCTAAAGCTTCTAGCAGACCCCATGCACTGCTTAGAGATACAACTATAAGCGTTAAGAACCCAGCGCTTATTAACGTTATTCCAAATATGTAATGGACATTTCCTAAATTATATAGTAACTGAGTTGGATCACTAGGATCTATATTACCAATTGAAGTTCCTATCATCTCAGATAATACTATTATCAATTCAGTTATTATAGACCCTAGTAACGTCTCTATGGTTATCCATGATATCTTTTTAGAATTATTAATATCTATCTTAGGATATTTAATTGCTGTAGCGGAACTTTGATAAATCAACATACAAGGTGGAGTTACCACTGCACCAATGTTTACGGCAATGAAGAATAGGAAGTTCTTTGAGGTAGAGAAGTAAAAGATGTCTTGTCCTGTAAAGTTCAGCTTAGGTCCAACTATAATTAAGGCTGATAATAATAGAATTACGGAAACTACTACTAGATATCTTTCAGTTACTTCGTAATTTTTAGTTAGCACTATTATAACGTGAAGGATGAAGAATATTATTAAGCCTAGTAAAGGATCAATTCCAATTAAGTAACATCCAATTGCAATCCCTGCATACTCACTTAGATATGTAAAGAAATCAACGAAGAAAATTGGGAAAATAGATAAAATAGATACTTTTCTAGAATAGTATTCTCTTATGAGTTCTCCAATACCCTTGCCAGATATTGCACCTAATCTTCCTGCGGCTTCTTGTATTATAAAAATGGGTAGAGATAACAGCATTACGAACCATATTAGTCTGTATCCGTATTCCTCCCCAGTGGACAATCCTCCTAATATACTTGCAGCATCGGCGTCTGCCAACAATGCTATCCATGCTGGTCCAAAGAGTTTCGCAGTATCTCTTATACTCGTCTTAGATCACCTCACATAAGTAATTATAAATTTCTTTTTTAGGTAAAAAGCTATTATAACGAAGATAAATGCAAAACCTACATCCATTTATGTAGTACATGGTATACTCTATGAAGCTCTAACTTATAAAGATTTCTATTTAGAAATTGCTTTTAATTAGTATAAAATCTCAGTTATTGCCTTACTTAATATCCCATTTTAAGCTTAAGGAGTAGAGACATGGATTAGTTTTAGTGCTAAATTAAAATAACTTCGAGTTAAGACTTATAATGACTTTTAATTCAAAGACTTTATAAACTAGAAATGAGTATAGTCTTTTAGGGTGTGCAAATGCCAGATAAACCCCAAGAACCAAAGGTAGTCGGAGTAGAAATCTTGGAAAAATCCGGATTAGATGTGAAAAAGTTAATAGATAAGCTAGTAAGAGCTACGGCTGCAGAGCTCACTACGTACTACTACTATACAATATTGAGAATGCATCTAACTGGTATGGAAGGAGAAGGCCTTAAGGAGATTGCTGAGGATGCTAGGCTTGAGGATAGACTTCACTTTGAACTAATGACTCAAAGGATTTACGAACTAGGAGGAGGTCTACCCAGAGACTTAAGACAACTAGCTGACATTTCAGCTTGTTCAGATGCATATCTACCAGAGAATTGGAAAGACCCTAAGGAAATATTGAAGGTTCTATTAGAAGCAGAACAATGTGCAATAAGAACATGGAAAGAAGTATGTGATATGACATACGGAAAAGATCCTAGAACATACGATCTAGCCCAGAGAATACTTCAAGAGGAAATAGAGCACGAAGCTTGGTTCTTAGAACTACTATATGGAAGACCATCTGGACACTTCAGAAGAAGTCTACCAGGTAACGCTCCGTATTCCAAGAAACAATAAGATATACTATCTTTTTCTTTCTTTTATTTTTATATTTTGGTGATTATTTAATGTTAGTAAGAGTGTGCAGCTTATCAGACTTAGAAGATAAGAAACCAAAGAAATTTTCATTAAATAATATAGAAGTAGTAGTCGTAAAGGTTGGAGATAGGGTGTTCGTCATGGATGCCTATTGCCCTCATAAGGGAGGAAATATGGAATATGGTGATGTAAACGGATATAGGATAAAATGTCATTTACACGGGTACGAGTATAATATGGAAACCGGTGAGCTAGTGTACAATCCCTATGGGAAATCCGATGGATGGTACTTCTCACCTAACTTAAAGATCTACAAGGTTGAGGTTAAGGGTAAAGACATTTTCGTAGAAGTTTAAATTTCAAATTCTATTGTTCTAGCATTTTGCACGATTAAACTGCAATAGGTTTCCCTTATTTGTTCACTACACTCACTTCTATTCTTGATTTCAACTATATCCTTTAACTCCCTAACTCTCTTGCTAATCCTATTGTAGTCATCTTGTGAGATTATTGAAGTTATTATTTTAGCTCCCCTATTCTTCGCAGCTAAGGCAGCTGCAACACTCATGCTTTTTCTCCCTCCTGTTATATCCAGATAGTCTCCTTCGTTTAGTTGCTTTTCAATAAATTCCTTAACTTTTTTCAAGTCCTCTTCACTGTAAATATCTTCAATATCAAGTGGATGTTCACTAATTTCTACTTTAGGAAACTTCTCTTGAATACAACAGATGAACATTAATCTTACTATTTTCCATGCCTTCTTTACCTCTGCATTAGTTGTAGTTACAACTCTTATCTCGTCAATGTTTTGTCCCTTTCTTACTAGGTAAAGAAAAGACTCTATTACTCCTCCCGGCGAGGTTCCTAAAGTAGCTACTAGTTTAACCATGTTATGAGTTAAAAGTTAATTGAATATTTATTTTTACTGTTTTTTACCTCTTCCTCTGAGGAATAGTACTAAACCAACTAGCAACACGATTACACCGATAATAGCTAGAAAGAAACCAAGGCCAGTATATAGTGCAACGTTTACCAATGAAGAGGCCAATTCTTGACTTAAAACGTATTTCACTGAAATCGGAGTAGTGAGGTTATTTACCATTATAGCATCATATTTAGGACTTAATAACGCTATTACATATCCCTTTTCTGCAATTTGTGGTACTGATTGGTTCGTCCCATTTATTTCTTGTAAAATCTTCAAAACTTGTCCAGAGCTCGTATTGTAAAGCAATATTGCCAACTTAGTGGGAACACCTAAGTCTTGTGATGTCCCCGGTTGTAAAGTAGTTGGAGTCACAGTACTTAGTGTGTTAATCACTTTAACGAGTCCAGATGATGCTAAATATCCTCCAATAAAGAACAGTGCAATGCCGACTATTAGTATTATTACCCCTACTATCAGAACTGTTTTACCTATAGCCATAATTTAAAAAGTTAAAGGAAACTATTAAGTCTTTTCAAAAGTTATACCACGTCTAAAGGATTAGTGGACACGAACTCGATATTCTTTATAATGTACTTGCTAACACTTACACTACCGAAACTCTTCAGCTCCTTATGAACTTCAAACGTAACTATGGAAGGATCACCCAATTGGTATAAGCTACCAGGGTTTAATGCAATGGTCTCCCCTATCTTATCCATTGAAGTACTTTCATGAACGTGACCGTGAAGTGAAATAAGTGGTTGGAATTCGGTAATTAAATCAAGTACTGCCTTTGAACCAACATGAGATTTCCTTAAACCAACCTTTGCGTTATCCAATTTAGTATTTAAAGGAGGCATGTGAAAGTTCATAATTAATCTTTCCTTATCAGCGTCCTTAAGTAATGATTTACCCTTTATGTATAATTCAGAGTCTGGAATTTCCCTATATGAATTTCCCATTGGAGAACCATAACCTAACGAGACTATCTGAATTTCCTCTATATTTATTACGTTCTCATTAATCAATTTACCCCCAAAATTCTTAAGGATAGAGTCAAGTTGCGGAATATCGCCGTGCCCTGCAGACCAAAATATCCTTTCTAAACGAAACACTTCATCTGCTATTTTAACCCATCTTGACATTTGCTCAGTTACTTTTTCACTAATTACTTTCTCCAGTTTACTCTTATCACTCTTTATATCCTCAATTACCTCTTTCTTATCTACTACTATATATTTACCAGACCTTAACGCCTCTTCGTTGAGGTTATTCAAATTAACCTTCTTCCCATTTAGGAAATACTTCCCTCCAGTATCCTCTACAAACAGTATCTCTTTAGCCATTAATCCGCCACTTACAATGAGAAAGTCAACTTTCCTAGCTTTTGCAATATTTAGTGATCTCTTAAATGAATACTCCGACCCGTGAACATCGGTAAAGAATCCTATCTTAAATTTAAAGACCATCCTATCTTAAATTTGTAATTACAAATTAAAAAATTAATTAGTCCTTTTTCTCCTTCTTTTCAATTACCTCCAACAGGTAAACCCACGCCAAAAAACAAGGATCTACTTGCTGCTTTTTCTTTTCCTCACTCACTTTGAAACCCTCCTTAGGAAGTTTTTAACTCTTTCCCATGCGTCTTCAGATGCTTCTTTATTGTATGAACGTCCCCTATCATTAAAGAACGCGTGATAGGCTCCAGGGTAAATTTTGAGCTCTAAATCCTTTTTATACTTTATCACGGCGGATATTAAATCTGGTAACCCAGCATCTATTGGCGGATCCTCTCCAGCGTATAGACCTAATATTGGCCCCTTTATTTTCTGAATTGCCTCCAATGGCTGGGGATTTCTGCCATAGAAAACTATTGTCCCATCTAATGGCACTTCAGTTGCCAACTGGAATGCTAAACCCCCACCCATACAGAAGCCCATGCTGACTATCTTTTTAACGCCTTGAGAGCTTACGTACTCGTAAGCCTTAATCGCGTCCTTTATCATCTGTTCTTCCGTCTTTTGCCTATTTAAAACTAACAACTCAGCTACTCTTTTGCCTTTTTCATCTAACGCTGACATTATTTGCTGATAAGAGTTTGGATCATTCCTCTTTTCTGGTGGTATACTCCATACTTTCATCATTACGTTCTGGATGTTCTCTTGATTCAGAACGTCCTCATTTCTAGTGTATAATTGTGGAGCAAATGCCATGTAACCCTCGTTTGCCAACCTTCTTGAGATGTCTTTTATATTGTCATTAAGACCCCATATTTCATGTATTACTATTACTGCCAATTTAGGACTTTCTGGAGAAGCTAGGAAAGCCCTTATTTTAGCACCCTCTGAATCGTAAAATATTTCCTTTTCCATATTTACCTTTACTGGCAAATGGTTTAAAAGTTAACTATCTATTTTTGTTAGATAAAAAAATAATTAACTTTAAATTAAGCCGGAATATAGCAGCAAATCATAAACCATCGCATATGCACTATACGTTCCTGGACCAGTGACGTAGTTCCATCCATAATGGGCTGGGAATGGATTATTTCCACTAGTTATTGGGATCCAAGCAACCTTACCGACAAAATTGCCTAGTGGAGATTCTATTATACCTTGATATGAGATGTGATAAAATGCAAAGTTGAGTGCACCTAATCTGGTACCCGCTAAGGCAACCATCGCAGCAGTCATTGGTGCTGCTCCACTAGTTCCATACCATACGAATAATTGACCGTTAAATACTAAAGGTAAACCGAAACCGAATTCTGGAATATTATAACCACCAGCTGAGACGAATGCGATATCTGGATAAGTCCTAACGACAGTAGGAGTAAACGGAATCAGTGAAGTTATCTCGTAACTTTGTGCTGGATAAACTACGCTATTACCTCCAGTACTATAATCCCAGCCACTTATTTCCACAATACTGCCATTAGATGATGCATTAAGGAATATCCCGCCAACAGACGTTACATAGGGATCTGACTCAGGATACCATATCGTATTATAAATTCCAATATGAAAATTAGGAGGAGGATGATCACTTTCAAATCCCCAATCGCCAGAGGCCGCCAATACGGAAATTCCTTCTGCAGCTGCTTGCATCATTATATTATGAATCATATATAGCATTGCAGGGTAGTAAGCTGCTAGGAAACTCTCTGGAACCGTTACAGAGATTGAAATAACATTAGGATTTATGTAGTTAACCATGTAATAGTACTCGTAATAATAGTTTAGTAAATTACCCACTAACTGGGGACCGCCCACATAACCATTACTGAAGACTATCGTAACGTCGGCTGCAGGCGCAAAGGCACCAGACCATTCTGCATCAAGCTCATTCTCTCCAGATTGGCCTCCAGTTGTAACGTTACCAAAATATATAACGTTTAAATGACCAGTTCTAGGTATACCATAAAATTGCCAAAACAGATAGATATCTGATACATTTATAAAGGACTCAGGGACTCCCTCAATCGCAATGTTACTACCATTGCCGTTATAACCGTGTGCATAAGCCAAGGTAAAGTTGAAATATTGCCCTATTGTTATTGGCGAAATTATGGCTTTTGAAACTAGTCCACTTTGAGCTTTAACCATATCTAAATGCCACGCTTGCGTCACTACGCTAATTACTTTGGGATCTACACTATCTATCCCAACTACTCCTAATACGTATTTTCCAACATTATATGGCAATGATGGAGTAACGTTATTAGAGTAGTAGTAAAATGGACCTATATCTTCAATCCCTAGTAGACCAAACCAATAGAGGTTCTTAAATGGATAGTAGTAAACGTTAATGTAAGTGTTAAATGCCCTCTCTATATTCCCTACAGTTCCATTAAATACTAGTATTAGACCATAATTGCCTAGAAATTGTAAATTATGGGATTTTAGATACTTTATTAGTGAGTTCACATAGGATTCGGAAGGATAGTAATATTCTCTAAATCGAGATGGAGTTAGCCAGTGATGGAATTGTGAGGCAGAGAGGTAAATTTCGTTAAGATATGATTGAAGAGAAGGTAAATTAGTGAAATTTAAGAGAACTGCTATGTACAGTGTTTGACT includes:
- a CDS encoding metallophosphoesterase family protein; translated protein: MVFKFKIGFFTDVHGSEYSFKRSLNIAKARKVDFLIVSGGLMAKEILFVEDTGGKYFLNGKKVNLNNLNEEALRSGKYIVVDKKEVIEDIKSDKSKLEKVISEKVTEQMSRWVKIADEVFRLERIFWSAGHGDIPQLDSILKNFGGKLINENVINIEEIQIVSLGYGSPMGNSYREIPDSELYIKGKSLLKDADKERLIMNFHMPPLNTKLDNAKVGLRKSHVGSKAVLDLITEFQPLISLHGHVHESTSMDKIGETIALNPGSLYQLGDPSIVTFEVHKELKSFGSVSVSKYIIKNIEFVSTNPLDVV
- a CDS encoding S53 family peptidase, whose translation is MESGNVILKRLMLLLILVLSTTTFLATIAESQVQYYYIETSSPQYSILPGSEFVEPLNSSQTLYIAVLLNFTNLPSLQSYLNEIYLSASQFHHWLTPSRFREYYYPSESYVNSLIKYLKSHNLQFLGNYGLILVFNGTVGNIERAFNTYINVYYYPFKNLYWFGLLGIEDIGPFYYYSNNVTPSLPYNVGKYVLGVVGIDSVDPKVISVVTQAWHLDMVKAQSGLVSKAIISPITIGQYFNFTLAYAHGYNGNGSNIAIEGVPESFINVSDIYLFWQFYGIPRTGHLNVIYFGNVTTGGQSGENELDAEWSGAFAPAADVTIVFSNGYVGGPQLVGNLLNYYYEYYYMVNYINPNVISISVTVPESFLAAYYPAMLYMIHNIMMQAAAEGISVLAASGDWGFESDHPPPNFHIGIYNTIWYPESDPYVTSVGGIFLNASSNGSIVEISGWDYSTGGNSVVYPAQSYEITSLIPFTPTVVRTYPDIAFVSAGGYNIPEFGFGLPLVFNGQLFVWYGTSGAAPMTAAMVALAGTRLGALNFAFYHISYQGIIESPLGNFVGKVAWIPITSGNNPFPAHYGWNYVTGPGTYSAYAMVYDLLLYSGLI
- a CDS encoding dienelactone hydrolase family protein; the encoded protein is MEKEIFYDSEGAKIRAFLASPESPKLAVIVIHEIWGLNDNIKDISRRLANEGYMAFAPQLYTRNEDVLNQENIQNVMMKVWSIPPEKRNDPNSYQQIMSALDEKGKRVAELLVLNRQKTEEQMIKDAIKAYEYVSSQGVKKIVSMGFCMGGGLAFQLATEVPLDGTIVFYGRNPQPLEAIQKIKGPILGLYAGEDPPIDAGLPDLISAVIKYKKDLELKIYPGAYHAFFNDRGRSYNKEASEDAWERVKNFLRRVSK